One genomic window of Acidobacteriota bacterium includes the following:
- a CDS encoding pyridoxamine 5'-phosphate oxidase family protein encodes MDKQELMRLLAELIEESKVGLLATVDADGHPHVRWMVPALLRGRAGSLYTVSAPDAPKIAHLEEHPDVEWIIQTRAIHRVINLRGRMYAVDNPSLRNEVLETMGRRLTAFWQQSADTASFVVLETVLAEAAYYLPMKGIRFVVPLAE; translated from the coding sequence ATGGATAAACAGGAACTGATGCGACTGCTGGCCGAGTTGATCGAGGAGTCGAAAGTGGGGCTGCTGGCCACGGTGGACGCCGACGGGCATCCGCACGTCCGGTGGATGGTGCCGGCCCTCCTGCGGGGCCGGGCCGGCTCGCTGTACACCGTCTCGGCGCCGGACGCGCCGAAGATCGCCCACCTGGAAGAACACCCCGACGTGGAATGGATCATCCAGACCCGGGCCATCCACCGCGTCATCAATCTGCGGGGTCGGATGTACGCGGTGGACAACCCCTCGCTGCGCAACGAGGTGCTCGAAACCATGGGCCGGCGACTGACCGCCTTCTGGCAGCAATCGGCCGACACCGCGTCCTTCGTGGTGCTGGAAACCGTGCTGGCGGAAGCGGCGTACTACCTGCCCATGAAGGGCATTCGGTTCGTCGTGCCGCTGGCGGAGTGA